Within Fretibacterium sp. OH1220_COT-178, the genomic segment CGCCCTGAAACCCAAGAGCAAGGTGGAGATCGTCCTGGAGGGGGACGGGGCGACGTTCGAGGTGCCCGCGAGATGATCGGCGGCGGACCGCTCGGCGCGGAGGCGCTGACGCTGGGCATCGAGACGAGCTGCGACGACACGGGGGTCGCCCTGATCCGCGGGGAGCGCACGGTCGTCGCCGAACTGCTCTCCAGCCAGATTCGGGATCATGCCCGGTTCGGCGGCGTGGTCCCCGAGTTCGCGGCGCGCAAGCACCTGGAGAACCTGCTCCCCCTCGTCGACTCCGTCCTGCGCACCGCAAACGTCTCGGGAAAGGATCTGGGCCTGATCGCCGTAACCCGAGGCCCCGGCCTGATGGGCTCGCTGATGGTGGGGGTCCAGGCGGCGCGAGCCCTCTCCCAGGCGTGGGGCGTCCCCGTGATCGGCGTCAACCATCTGGAGGGGCACCTCTTCGCCCCGATGGTCGACGCGGACGACCTGCGCCCGCCCTTTCTGTCCCTGATCGTCTCGGGAGGCCATACGGAGATCGTCCGCGTGGACGCCCTGGGACGTTACGCACTGTTGGGCGAGACACGCGACGACGCGGCGGGAGAGGCCTACGACAAGGCCGCCCGGGTGATGGGGCTCCCCTACCCCGGCGGCCCGGAGATCGACCGCATGGCGCGCGAGGGGGACCCCGGCGCCTTCGATTTTCCCGTGCCCCTCGAGCACACGAAGGAGATCGAGTTCAGCTTCAGCGGGCTGAAGACGGCCCTGCTCTGGCAGGTGAAGCGGCTGAACGAAGAGGGACGCGAGCTTCCTCTCCCCGACCTCTGTGCCTCGTTCCAGCGGGCTGTGACGAAGGCCCTGATCGCCAAGGTGAGCCTGGCCGTCCGCAAGACGGGCATCCGGTCGGTCACGGTGTCCGGCGGAGTGGCGGCCAACAGCGCCCTGCGGACGGCGCTGACGCACTCCAGGGAGGCCCGGCGGTGGCGCGCCTGGCTCCCCGGTTTTGGCCGATGCACGGACAATGCCGTCATGATCGCGGCGGCGGGCCGCAATGCGTGGAATCGGGGCGTCCGCAGCCCGAAGGACCTGACGCCCGACCCGTCGCTTGGGATCGGGGGGACGGACTGAACGCTTCGCCCGCCCCCTTCGGCCGTGGCCGCATTCCGACCGTTTCGTCCCACTGAGCCGGGAGGATGCCGGCCGCACACCATAAATGAAAGTCGGGTGAGCCTGCAATGCGGGAGAACCTTGCGCAAGCCCCTCCCCGCCCCTGGGTGCCGTTTCGGGAATTCATCGGGAACAACCCTTATCTGGGCTTTTTCAGGACGAACGACCTGACCGTCATCGTAAGCCGCAGGCCAGTCTCAATGTTGCCGGCCTCCTACAGGCACGAGAGCGTCCAGTTTTTCATCGCTCTTTCGCCGGTGCACGGCGGGTCCCGGGACGGACGGCCGATCTTCGTCCCCGGCGGAACCGTCTATCCCGTCAACGGCAGCCAGTCCCATGCGGTGACCGAGCCGATCCCCAACGTCTCGTTCATCAGCCTCTATTTCAGATATCCCTTCTTCCAAAAGATGTGCCGCACCCTGCGCGGCAGCCCCGACACGGAGTTCGAGAACGGCCTGATCGAGTACGACGCCGAGCTCAAGGGGCTGATGCACGCGTTCTTTCGCGAGTACGGCGGAGGGCGGAGGGGCAATCCCTACATCGGCTCCGACGTGATGATCGGCAGCATCGTCACGCAGCTCGCGGTGTCCCTCATTCGCCGCCTGCGCTTCACCGCGGCGCCCGCCCAGGAACCGCAGGGCGCCTCGGAAATGGAGCGGGCCGTCGAGCATCTGAACGAGAACCCCGCCCCCTGCACCCTCTCGGAGCTCTCCCGAATGGTCAACGTGAATCGGTTCACCGTCCTGCGCAAGTTCCGCGAGCATACGGGCGTCACGCCCCACCAGTTTCAGATGACGGTCCGCATCCACAGGGCCATGGATATCCTGAAGGACCCTCATTTGCCTATCGCCGAGGTCGGCGAACTCTGCGGTTTCTCCAACCCCAGCCACTTCGCGCGCGTATTCCGAAAAAAAACCGGGCTCTCCCCCACCGAATACCGCAGACAATTTCTCTCTGACATGGCACGTCGGCAATCCAAGGCCCCTCAAAAAGTCAACAACGGAACAGCAAATGGGCAATAACGGAACAGCCCCTTGGGCTTTGGCGTGGTAATCTGAGAGCGGCACAGAGGCTCATTCCTCTCCGGGCCTTTTCGGAACGGAGTTTTCCTATGTCAAAACCGGGGGGAATGTGTGCCCGGATGATGCGGCCGTCGGGAAACGGACGTACGCATCACAGGCCATTTCGGAAAGGAGTAGGATGCCGTGATGAGGAAGCATGCGAAGCGATTCGGGGGGATGTTGTCGGTTCTGCTCGTCTTGGCGGCTGCGTTCGTCGTGGGGACCGGTTCGGCGGCGAGCGCGGCGGAGTTCGGACTCCATTATACCTCCTCGGCAGGGCAGGAGGGATATGCGACCAGCGCCGTCGGCGTAACGACGGAGGTTTTGGTGCTCAAGGAGATGTTCTTGGGTGAGCGTGTGGACTTTCTGGCCTCGGACGATTGCAACGCAGGCCTTTGGGCTCAAAGCTGGCGATTGGAATCTCTTGTCGAGGACAAGGTCAAATATGCCAGCGGCGGAGGGGGAATTGGCAAAGCATTCTTCCCCAACACCGCAAAGTCGGGCGAGGTGGGCAATCTTCTGCTTTGGGTAGCTTCAGCAACCCTTAATCCAGCGGACGTGACCTCCTTCGATCTGAAGGGGATCACCGCGAAGAGCCCGCTTCAGGTGACACCGGACAAGGCGGCCATCGCCATCGACACGTCCGTGGCGTCGGAGGACAAAATCGTCGTGTCGATCACGCCGAAGAAGGGGGCGGTCAGCCAGGACCTCGAGGTCGCCGGCGTCTCCTTTGACTTCGATCCCGCAAAACTGGACGCGGCCAAGCTCACCCTCGCCTGGGACGGAGCGAAAAAAGAAATTCAGGCCAAGGCTCTGGATGCGGCCTATGTCGCCAAGAACGTCCCGGTGAAGGCTGAGGTCGGGTTCACGTTCGTCGGCTGCGACAGCCAGGACTGGGCACTCTCCGAGGACGTGAACTTCACGGTCACGTCCGGGCCGGGGCATCCCGCGACCGTCACCGTGACGGCCACCGCGGGGGCCGGCGGCACCATCGCCCCGAGCGGTGCCGTCTCCGTAGCCTATGGGGCGGATCAGGCCTTTACGATCTCGCCGGACGTGGGGCAAAAGATCAAGGACGTGAAGGTGAACGGCGCCTCCGTCGGAGCAGTGCCCGCCTACACGATGAAGAACGTCACGGCCGACGGCTCCATCGAGGCCACCTTCGAGCCCTCCGGTGGCGGTGGGAGCGGTGGCGGTGGTGGCGGATGCTCCGCGGTTCACGCCGGACTGGCGATGCTCCTCGCCGTGCCGCTGTTGTTCCGCAAAAAGGACTGATCCCGCTTTCCATCCTGCACAACCTCCCGTCTCTCCGAAAAGGACGCCCCCTGCGACAAGCAGGGGGCGTCCTTTTCGGAACCCCACGGGGCTCGAAGCGCCCACGCTCTCCAAGGGGCCCCCTTCCGTCACCCCATCCTGTCCCGAATGTCGTTCGCCATCTCCAGCAGCCTTCGCCTCACCATGGCCTGCTGCTTGCGGGCGGGCGGGATCTTCCGCAGACACCATTCGAGCGCAGCGGACGCGGCGCGGACCATCACGTCCTCCCGTGAGAAGCGAATTCCCCAAGAGTCCATCTGGACCATCCACGCTCCTCCCCTGCACCAGCAATTGAGCCCGGGCAGCTGATTGTGATCCTCCTCGGACGCCAGAACGATTTGACGCCCGGGATTCCGCGTCATGGTACGGGCAACATGCTCGAGCCCACGGGCGTATTGGTCCAGATTGACCCTGACGGGCCGTCCCGCCATCAGGGTCAGACTGCAGCTTTCGAACCCGCCCTCCTCCATGCGGCGCTGCATCTCCTCCAACTGAAAAATGGAGATCGACAGGACCTTATCGGAACTGGTCCGACGCTCAAAAATCTCCTCGAGCAGCCGGTTCTCCCTGAGGCAGCGCCGGATCATCGCGGTGCTCACGCCGTTGTCGGACAAAATTTCCTCCAACAGCGCGGGATCCGTAGCCGCGAACACCGGGACGGGCAAAAAGGCGCATATCGGCCCATCCTGCCGGTCGGACTGCAGCAACTCGCCCAGAGAGGGCAGAAGCCGACTTTGAGAAAAATCCCTGAACAGGGGGCGGCTGGACGCCTGGACCATCTCGACGACCCGCTTGTGCTGCGCGATGGAGCGGGCATCGGAGAACACGGTGGTATCGCAATGCCCCGGCCCCATGGAGAGCCCCATGACGGAGCGGGCGTGCTCCAGGATGAAAAAGGAGAACCAGTGGACCTCCGCGTCGTAATACTCATGGTAGTGCCAGTCGACGTTCCGGTGAAAGAGAAGAGGGCTGCAAAACCGAAAGAAATGAAAAAACTGCTCGTGATAAACCGTGAAGTGGACGACGAAGGTAGCCCGAAAGCCGCGCTCGAGAAGCCGATAGAGCCGATCCTGCCAGCGGCGGACGTAATCCGGATCCTCCAGCAACCAGCGGTACTGCTCGCACTCGATGAAGATGATTCTCCCCGGCTCGGGCATCGCCTCGGCCAGATCCAATACCTCGGAGATCGCGTCGCGCCTTCCCTCCCCCCCCTCATAGATAAGGACCTTCGCGACGCAGGCAGCCCTAGACACCTCCAGAAAGACGGGTTCCAGGGGCAGGGAGGCCCTGCTCAACAAAAAAGCCTGAAGCCGGGCCCGTATGGCTCCCTGCGTATCCAGGGCATCCAGGGGATTGAGCTCCTTCAGAATCTCGATGACGCGTGAAGCCCTCTCTTCATCCTCAAGCAGGAAAAAATCCAGGAGAGGCCCAAAATGTCCCGAGTGCTCGGACAAACGCCGCCGACCGCTCTTCCATTTGCTCACCAGGCTGG encodes:
- the tsaD gene encoding tRNA (adenosine(37)-N6)-threonylcarbamoyltransferase complex transferase subunit TsaD, with translation MIGGGPLGAEALTLGIETSCDDTGVALIRGERTVVAELLSSQIRDHARFGGVVPEFAARKHLENLLPLVDSVLRTANVSGKDLGLIAVTRGPGLMGSLMVGVQAARALSQAWGVPVIGVNHLEGHLFAPMVDADDLRPPFLSLIVSGGHTEIVRVDALGRYALLGETRDDAAGEAYDKAARVMGLPYPGGPEIDRMAREGDPGAFDFPVPLEHTKEIEFSFSGLKTALLWQVKRLNEEGRELPLPDLCASFQRAVTKALIAKVSLAVRKTGIRSVTVSGGVAANSALRTALTHSREARRWRAWLPGFGRCTDNAVMIAAAGRNAWNRGVRSPKDLTPDPSLGIGGTD
- a CDS encoding helix-turn-helix domain-containing protein, which produces MPFREFIGNNPYLGFFRTNDLTVIVSRRPVSMLPASYRHESVQFFIALSPVHGGSRDGRPIFVPGGTVYPVNGSQSHAVTEPIPNVSFISLYFRYPFFQKMCRTLRGSPDTEFENGLIEYDAELKGLMHAFFREYGGGRRGNPYIGSDVMIGSIVTQLAVSLIRRLRFTAAPAQEPQGASEMERAVEHLNENPAPCTLSELSRMVNVNRFTVLRKFREHTGVTPHQFQMTVRIHRAMDILKDPHLPIAEVGELCGFSNPSHFARVFRKKTGLSPTEYRRQFLSDMARRQSKAPQKVNNGTANGQ